GATAATCGTGGGGAAACTTGATAATGATTCGCAGGAATGTCAGCTTGTCCGGCTCATTTTCGTCCAGTTGACCATTAAGAGATACCACAACTTGACCTGTAGACACACTGATCTTCTCAAATCGCACTTTCGGGAAAGTTTTCCCCACGCAGGaaacttcttctccaagcgAGGTCGGCACAAGACTTCCTCCAATACCCACTCCTTCATCAAACGAGCCATAGTGAGAAGCAaaggcagcagcaccaaCTCGAACACCCGAGAGCCATGACAAATGCATGTTTCGCTTGCCCTGAGATGACCTTACCTTGGTACGCATTGTAGTTGCCGCCGGGCCGACAAGACCCATGTTTCCTCCAAAACTGCCATGACTAGGAGATACAGACAATCCCGACCGTCGCCCTCCAATGCCAACTCCTCCCACAGGGAATGAGTCGGTTCCCACAGGCTCATGAGTGTACGTGACGTATGGAGCCCCCCTTCGTGTCAACTTATATGGTACAGGCTTCTCACCTCGCACAAAGTTGACACGACTTTCGAGACCAGGAGTAGAAGGCCAGAGACGCAGGTCACGATCTTTGGACCATGTGACCAGCTGGAATTCCCGGTCGTCCACCTTTTGGTCGAGTCCACCTCTTGCTCGCCACAGAAACTCTCGAACCACATCCCCATGGCCTCTGTAGGTGTAGACAGGGTCCATATTGACCTTCCCCTCCTTGTCTTTGTAGTTCATTATATGAACCGAGTTTTCACCTCCTCGTAGAGGCATGATGGCGCATCCCGAGCCAAAAGGAGTGTGTCTTGCTTTAGAAACTGGAAATCCACATTCGACGGTGATCTCAGGCTCCAGAAAATACGAGTAGTTTGTCCTCCAACCTTCGCTGGGTCCTTGGTATCCTCCCTCGGTATTTTGAGCAAAGTTCCAGAACTTGACTGTTCCATCTGTGGAAGCAGTGACCAACTTATAGGGCTCACTTCTGTGGAAATCAATGCAATTGACCTTGCCCTGATGTGCCTGGATCCGGAACATTGGTTTGGATCCCATTCGTTTGTCCCATATGTTTAGTCGCCGTCCATGGGACGAAGCGAGCACGTTTGAATTTGTTCTGCTCCATTTCACCTGACTGGCGCCGGCAAACCAGTCAGCAAACGAGCCTGCGGGTTTCTGGGGCGACCGCAGGTCCCACGTGTGCACAAAGGTGTCGACTGAACATGTGGCGAGCGACTCTGGCTCGAACGGGTGGAAATTGATGTCGGTGATAGCTCTATTGTGGCCATGGAGAAACTGCTGAAGTGCCTTTTTGCTGTCTCGTGCGAGGTTCCATACCATGGCTTTTTGGTTGGATGTGGAGATGACCcactcggccttggcggcGTGTGGCGACCATTGCACGTCTGCGACTTCCCATGATGTGAGGTGCTGGATCCATCTTGGCGGTGTGAAAGGATCGTCCAAGTCGACAACGAAGAGTCCGGTTCggctgggttagtataCAAAAATAAACTGGCCGTAGGACAAGAGTGGACAAGATCCTGGTTAATGGTCATGTGGTCTATCGCGTCATCTTACCAGACTCCTGGCTGATGAGTGTGATTTGATGCCCTTGGATCAATGTGAGATACCAATGGTTCATGTATCTCTTCCAATCCAAGGAAACATATCATATCACATGTCTGATCATGCGACTGTTGTTTACGCCACGTGCtaagtcacatgacatcTTCTCTGTCAATACTCACCTGGCCAGGACAACGTCTCGTCCCGAAGGACTGATGGACATGGAGCCGACGCTCTCATCGACTCGGAGCGACAGCGGGTTGCCAAACGTCGGCGAGTTGAACACAGACCGAGGCTGGCCCTCTTTCGACTGCATTGCTGAAAGGTCGAACGGGCGGATGTGGTGAGATGTTGATATATGCAGATGGAGGTGTAGATTGAGATGCAGGACAGTGGAGTTTATTTTCAGAGTGGGGGAGGAGTTGGAACTGGTACTTGGGAGGTAAAGTAAGTGTTGTTGGGTATTTGAAGGTAGGGGTTAGCTAttaagtacaagtgtaaGTAAGTGATCAGTATCGGTAAGACGACTACGAATGGTCGTTTCAATTGGGGGGAATTTGCACTGGGCTGACATTGATGTGGTCTGAATACTGGAAAGCACATTTCGGAATTGGaatatatttattgtaGGTGACGATTCAAACTGATCCGCGTCAGGATGGCAAAAGGAGACACCATCTGACCCTCTTCttaatgtttttttttctcacaAGATGACTTTTCATCTCAACAAAAGTCCCAATAAACCCAACTAATTGATAGTAGCCAACCACACAATACCATACCGCACTTGTCACCTGCCGGCCACTTATCTGTCAATTGTGACCCCCCACATACATCAGTCACACCACATACAGCTAATGCAACCCTCCAACAGTCCATCTATTCTGTCCATGTTTCACCGTCTTATGTTGGTTCTTTCAAGCTGAAGAAACGTGTTTCAAGGTATCCAGTGAATGATCGCCGACTCGAGAGAGAGGGTATAACGAGTTACAGAAGCAGTCTCGAGACGTATATTTGAAATCCTTCAACATCGCCACCAACAAGCCAGTCTCGGCTTAAACAGAAAATAAAACACTCGACAGTTCATAACACCTCGATATACATCCGTTGTCCGGGATCATCCTGTGAACTCCTCACGCAGTATATGTTGAGCATACCCCAGAGTCGAAACAGTTCGAAGTGGGTACGTTCATGTGCCACCCTAGAGACTGTGGTACGACCGCATAGTATTCACCCAATGGGCGGGTAATAATCCTTTGGGATGATCTGGGGGCGCGGTATGAGATCGACAAGCTGACCGTGGCGGCTTCGAGAACAGCCGGTGACCCAACTGACGACTCCCTCTACAGCTGCCACAACAGCAGTCACGATCACAACGGCCATGGCGGTCACAAAATTAGTCGTCAAAGCGGCGTACAGGAAATTGACGAGGACTCCAACTCGTCTCTATCGTCTCATCCACCGGCCAAAACAAGGAAAAACTCGAAAGAGACAGCAGAAGAATGTCCTAGGGGAAAGCACCAGAACTAAGATGGACAACCGCAACACAATTATGACTTAAACCTATCGATTCTAGTTTTCCGACATTTCGACAGGGCACCTAAGAATGGTACACTTTGGAAACCATCTCTGGCAAGAGTGTCAAAACTATGTATAGATAGGTCACGAGTGGAGCAGAATTGGCTGTCGACAGATCCATGCTGCCAAAAGCTGTTTCCAAAGAACTTCTAGATGATCGCTCGCGTAGATTCCATCGACAAACATGTTCGCAAAGAATACTCAGCCTGGCTTCCAAGTTAGAAGGATCAAAGGTTGAAAGACGGACTACGACAGCAACGGTTAGTACATTCATACTATGATAAGGTGTTGGACGAAGATGCGGGTCTGACAAGCAGTTGATGGCCGTACTCTGTGGGAGCTGTGGCAGTGATTGCGAAAGCCGACTCGAAGTTATACTCTTTGAATTACCACCAGGGATGGTTTCGTCAGTCGCCGAGCGAAGCCAGCAaaggaggacaagatgCTGAAGCGAAGCTGGCGAACAAAAAAGACGACGGGGTCGTGTATTTATATTGTTTGTAATATATCTGTAATATAGTGGATGGTGGCTTTCCTACCATCTGAAAAGACTCCAGTGGTTATCTTCTaacgtatgtactgtagcctAGGAAACATCGCCCAAAGCGGCAAAGTGACCTTGGCCGTGCTCTTGAACCGTAGCTATATCCATCCACTCATGGTTTCTAGTATCTTTTCCCGGTTGTCTAGCCTTCTTGACTCCAGAGATCGCATCAAGGCTCTATACAGTAGTACATGCTGTTCCTGGTCTAAATCATGTTAATCGTAAGATACCTATCGATACTGGTTCCAGAACTGGTTCTGGTTGGCACCCTGGgggggaggtggaggatTCTGGCCATATTGCTGATGATGGGGCGGCTGTCCGTACTGTTGATGCTGGGGAGGCTGCTGCATAAACGGAGAGTTGGGGCCATATACTGAAGGATCATACGTGCTAGGCTGGCCATAGTTATCACCGGTATGTTGCTGGGGCTTGGGAGGCAAGGTGGGGGCCCCACCAGAAGtaggagctgcagaagagctgccactgccaaAAGAAAGACGTCCAAGCTGAGACTGAAGCTCGTTGGTGGTATTGCTCTGAATGGCAGACAAGATGGACTTGCCCTCCTGTCGTCTAGCGTTGACAAACTGAGTGGCCGACACATTCACCTTGTCTGCCATGTTTTGCAGGTCTCTGTAGAACTCAAGACCCTTGTCTAATCCAGTCTTGACCTGTTTCCACGACTCAAAGGCCTTTCGGAATCGCTCaacaatcacgtgactgtgATCCAGAGCCCGTTTTCGGTCTGTCACCTTGTTTTTGACCACGGGGTCACGTGTAATCTTCTCCCAGCTGTCGGCCAAGTCCTTAATCAGCAGCGCCTGGGTGTTGATAGTGGCAGTCAGGCGCTGTTGGTAAGGCTGgaacttctccagctcctgttCAAAAATAAGATTGTCGTCTGCTCCCTTGGAGTTGACTAGAACGCCAGAGATATCGTCTCTGTGAaccttgtccttgaactcgtAGAAAATAGCCTGACGGTCCTTTTGACAGTTTTGCAGCTTTCTGAAAGAAGTTTCGCACGAAGGAAGCAACTTGTCAAGAGTAGAAGAGGCAGCAGGATCCCGAGAAGCGGCTCCCTGAGAGAAATCCAAATCAATAAGACTTTCAGAtggtccagaagaagacttggaagaagacgaatCGGCATCAAACAACTTTTCAAGCTCAGGGTTGTTGATTCCACGTGACAAAAGCTCAATATCAGGCTTGACACCGTCGTATTGAGCCTGCAGCTTCTCGTCACTGGCACCGGCAGCCACCAGAGACTCCTGCACACGTCGAATGTCGCTCAAGAGGGACGCATTGACCTGTGCAGAGGGTGCCTGTGTCCATCCGTCCTTGTAGTAGTCCTTCATTTTGGTGGATTCCGTCTCTTCAGAAGCAATCAGAGCCTGGGAGTCTCTAATCTGGGTCAGAATCTGATCCCTGGAAGTCTTGAGAGGACTGAGATCGAGAGTCTTCACTTCAGAAGCATATCCAAGAACAACAGCAGGCACCTGAGCTGAAGAACCAGAGTCTCTACCGCTCTGAAGATCCTTTTTGAGAGCATACAACTCGCCAGGAAGTCCCATGTACTCCAGCGCAGAGTTGAGTTTCTGGTCAGCAACCTCAATTCGTTCTCCTTCACTTCGCAAAAGAGAGGCCTTTTCTTCACTGTAAACAGAAGTCTGCTGCAGAACGTGCATGGGTACCAGTCGGGTAAACAGGTCGCGGCCGACCACTCGCAcgtgatcttcttctttaTACATGTCTTGAAGAGGAGTAGCAGTGACGACTTCCTTGGGTTCCACGGCTCCCAAAGTGGCGGGAGCAGGCACCAGCGAGTGGTAGATGAGATCATTATCGTGTTCCGAAGACTTGAGAGTGCTTCGAGCAAGATCAAGAGCGGTGGAAACAAGATCTCGGTACCACTTGTTgaagtccttcttgttggctCCATTGGGCAACGGCAACATTGAAGCCTCGTTAAACTCATTGATGGACTTTTGAATGTATCCGATACTCTCGCCAAACTTTTGTGTGGACGGTTTGTTCTGAAGAGACTTGGCATACAGAAGCGAACCAAGTGCAGTAAAGTACTTGTTTTTGGCCTGGCACTCCAACGGCCAGTTTTTGTCGCCCCATTTCTGTTCCTCTTGAATCGCTGTGAAGGACTCGAACGCAGCCTTATACAGAGCCCCCACTCCGGCACACAGCTTGGCGGTCAGAGCAGACACCTTTCCGGCCTGCTCCTGGTTCACGTCAGTCAGCACAGACACACTTTTGGCAATGCTATCCTGACAAAACATCTCCTGAGCCTGTGCCAGCATGAGCTTGTTGAAGGCACGAACCACATCCTGGCCAATGTCGGGCAAAGGGGCATGTAGAAACTTGTCGGCAATGAAGGCAAAGACACCAGCAGCGTTCTGGAACGCATGGAAGGACGCCTTGGGGTCACATGagtcgtcacgtgacatctCCTCGCCCATGCAGCTCAGAATTGCTCCCAATTGGTACAGCACGTTGGCCTTCTCGAATGAGATGGAGTGCTGGGTCACCTTCTCCTGAGACAGTGAGTCGGACCAGGTGAAGTCCGGTTTCATCCCCGACTCGGCCGCGTTGATCCGGCGCTCCAGTGAGTCCAATTGAGCGAAATACCGGAACAAAATATCTCGTCCCGTGGCATCTCGTCCTGCTCCCCGTATGTCCTGTCGTAGTCGTTGGAACGACGAGATTTCCTCCCGAAACTGCTCGGCGTAGTCCGGACCGTATGACGACGCAATGTATCTGTGGatggcacgtgaccagtCCGTGCTTTCGGTCGTTTTCAGCGCCAGAGGGATCATCTTATGAGTCTTGTGTTGTAGTCAAATGtcgatacttgtacgagttcTTGCACGATTGTAGTCGACATGCGTAAGGCTGTAACTGGAATACCCCGTTTGAGCTTATTTTCcaggagttggaggagcatAGATTATGACTGTGGAGAGGGATGGTGATAGCTGGCAGGGTTAGGGCTATTTTAAGATGATGGGGGTTGATTTGCAACTCTTTTAATCTGTTCAAACCGCTCAATTTGGTCGTCTAATACTCAGAGAGTCCCCACATGTGGTTTGCTGTGGTGGCAAACATGTGGAAAACTTAACTAACGACCGATTTTTTTAATTGGGTTTGGTGGGGATGATACTTGAGATTCAACGTGGGCCAAACCCCTCAAGATAGATAGAGATAAGGAGGAGAagtggtgttttttgggTAAATATAATCTGTGATATGAGCAATTTGAAACACCTAGTTCCATGATCTCGACATTATCGTTTACTACTTCCCTCGTATAGTACACACAACGGTGGTAAAATTGCTCCAGTGTCAGGCTGCAGTATCATAAAGTTCCCCACATGATGCGATATGCTTGGACTTTTGTCACCACCCACCACCCAGACCCACAGAGCAGAGAACGGCACCaacagcaccagagagTCCAAGCCAAGAGAACCCCTACGACCCTCGACATCTATTTATACTAACCCATTGCTCAGCTTGACAGCAACCCAACCACGCGAACCACCGCGCAACACCATATCAAATCCAGGTCACCTCAGAAGAATGGACCTAATCACGAAAGAATCCGGCCAGCTGGGCAAGAATGCGTCTCTACAGGCTTGTGAGGACTCGGTGGACGCTCTGCTCGATTTTCTGGAGCAGGCAAAGGCCAATGTCACTGACAAACAATACATGGCCCAAGTTCACACCATGTACACCAGCCAGGTGGCTCCTCAGATCATCCAGACACCCAACGATGTGCACAAGGCCATATCGCGGTATGGAAAGGCACTGGACCGAACGTTCAAGCTCAACGTCAACTCGGCAGCGTCGTCAATTGTGCAGATTGCGTCTGATAACGACGACAGCAAGGAAGCCgtggagtcacgtgaggaaCTGAACCGGGCCGTGGCGGTGCATTTGCTGCGGCTGGGCGAGTTTGACACCGCCAACATCTTTCTTGGTGAAAGTGCCACCAAATTGCCTCCATTGTTGGTGGAGCAGTTCGAGCTGCTGTATGACATTCTCAGATCCATGGGAGAACGCAATCTGCAACCGGCTATCGATTGGGCGTCGACGCACCAGCGATTTCTGGACTGCCGAGGCTCAGATCTCGAATTCCAGCTGCGAGAGCTCCAGTTTAAGATGCTCTTGAGTCAGAGAGATACAAGTGCAGCCCTTGCATACGCACGTACACATTTCCAAAGGTACCAGAGACACTATCTCAAGGAGATATCGCAGTTAGTCACCAGCATTCTTTACAGTTACACTGGAAATTCGCCATATGAAAAGACAGGAGGCGAAGTATCAGGAGACGATCATGCTGTGGCTCTCAAGACTGTTCAGCAGACGCTGATTAAGGAGTTTTGCACGCTGCTGGGTCTGTCGTCCGAATCGCCGTTGGTCCAGGCAGTGTCTTCGGGAACTGTGGCTCTTCCTATTCTCGCCAAAATGGGCGGTATCATGAAAACCAAACGAACCGAATGGACCTCGTCGAACGAGCTGCCTGTGGAGATTGATCTGCCACCAGAGTTCCAATTTCACTCGGTGTTTGTCTGTCCTGTGAGTAAGGAGCAGACTACGGATAGCAACCCTCCGTTGATGTTACCGTGTGGACATATTCTCGCCCATGATACGCTCAAGGCTATGAGCAAGGACAGTGACCGGTACCGGTTCAAGTGCCATTACTGTCCTGAAGAGACTACATTTCCTCACACGAGAAGGGTCTACTTTTAGGCTCGGAGCGGTTGGACCTTGTAAGTGGATGGCCATTCTGGTAGTGTCCTCCCAAGGTGTACATTCTGTTCCATCGTGACATGACCACTCGACGTTGCATCACTGCCATGCCATCTTTGACATGCTCCGACTATTCAGTAGGACCAAGACCGTGGTTCTACTGTACCCCACAAGTGTAGTCTAGCCACTTTAGGCTGACGACTTGCTCTAGGACTCCGCCGTTGCAATTGTCCAGTGTCTGAACTCCCATTATTTAACACGATATTTTCAAAAATTAACAACGTGCCCACGCAAATGTATCTGTCTTCGCTGATCtttggtttttttccctttttttcttcataATTGTTCTTTCATCCACTCAGATCAGATAATTACTGATCCGAACTCACCCACCAAATTAAACTCGGAGCACTGCAAGAGGTTGAGGTAGAAGTGAGACTGCGCAATGTTGAGGCATATATGTGTGATGTGTGGATGGCGGGGTTCTGATTGGTCGGCTTGCAGTGTCTATAattagtacaagtagacacaGTGTTATCAtggtctttttttcctgcTCTTTTTCCCCTCCCAAACGACGCCCCGTAGTTTTGTTCAACACTTGtgcctacagtacacagCTTAAATCACGCTATCAGATGCGAGATAAGCGGtaggagaaggagcttgaagaaggagtgcTGAGAGGGGACAGTCGAGAAGCAAACAAGTTGAAAAGCAAACAAGCTGAGAAACAGAGAAGACGAGAAGCGGGCAAGTCGAGTAGATTCTGATTACTAAGCACTAGTTATATTGGTCTGCCGGCCCCTGTTTTTCCACTCCCTTATGGTATACATCGGGCTGTCATCTTGTGCCGTCCTCTTGCGCCGTCTTCTTGCATACTCACTCGCCCTCGCCTTGGCTGTTGACTTTTTACCTCATGGGCTTTATGCGGAGTCCGAGGCGCATGAAAGGGCACTACGCTAAAAACGGGTGGTAGAGAGCCAGAGAAAAGGAGACAACCCAAAAGATGGACTCGGGGGCCAAAAAAGGCGGGGAAAGGGGCCGATTCaggggtcacgtgaccggtTAAACCCTCGTCCagggcttcttctttccatctAGGCGGGCATGGGGCTCGTTGTAGAGTCCTCTTGTCCTCTCCATAACCGCTGCCGTTCACGTCGTCATCTCCCAATTAAGACTGCAGTTGCCCAGTTTGGGAATAGGGTTTCAGCCCTTGACGAGGCGAGAGGAGTTGAGAGGATGATGGAGGCCGTTTGGAGCCATTGCGCAGGATGTAACCAAGCAGATGGGTGGATGCTGCGGTTTACCTTGTTATAATGTGTTTTTATTGGCCATTGCTGCTGGTCAGCCTTCTTTCTAGGCTGGATCAATAGATTAACTTTTTACGCCCCGATAAGCaacatactgtaggctTACAGCAGCTAAATTACCAGTAGTTTCCCCCCAAAGTACATACGCCACCCAACCTGTCTTTTtgtcctcttcctcctcttcatcacaaccacacacCGCGACGATGAAGTTCTCAATTGCCACTCTGGGACTGGCAGCGTCCGCCGCTCTGGCCGCCAACCCTCTCTTCAAGGATATCCAAAATGTGCTTGGAGGCGACTtctccaagaagctcgGAAACGTGGCCGACAAGCTGGCCGATGGCGCTCGAaagaccaccaccgacTCCGCCAACTGGCTCTACAccgccaccaacaaggccCAGTTCCCCAACTACGCTCTGCGGGCCAAGGACCCCTCTTCTCTGGGTCtggacaaggtcaagcagTACTCCGGCTACCTCGACGTTGAAGACGAGGACAAGCACTTCTTCTACTGGTTCTTCGAGTCCCGAAACGACCCCAAGAACGACCCCATTGTTCTGTGGCTCAACGGCGGCCCCGGCTGCTCTTCTCTGACCGGCCTGTTCTTCGAGCTGGGCCCTGCCTCTATCGGCGAGGACCTCAAGCCCATCCACAACCCCCACTCGTGGAACTCCAACGCCTCCGTCATTTTCCTGGACCAGCCTGTCAACGTCGGCTACTCCTACTCTTCCGGCTCTGTCTCCGACACCGTCTCTGCCGGCCGAGACGTCTACGCTTTCCTGTCGCTTTTCTTCCAGCAGTTCCCCGAGTACAACAAGGGCCAGGAGTTCCACATTGCCGGCGAGTCGTACGCCGGTCACTACATTCCCGTGTTCGCCTCTGAGATCCAGTCCCATGATGACCGAGGATTCAACCTCACCTCTATTCTCATCGGTAACGGCCTCACTGACCCTCTCCGACAGTacgacgagtacgagccCATGGCCTGCGGTAAGGGTGGTGCTCCTCCCGTTCTCGATGAGCCTACTTGCGAGAACATGCGTGACTCCCAGGCCCGATGCAACGGCCTGATCAACGCCTGCTACAACACCGAGTCTGTGTGGACCTGTCTCCCTGCCGCCACCTACTGTAACAACGCCATGCTTGGTCCCTACCAGGCCACCGGTCTCAATGTCTACGACATCCGAAAGGAGTGCGACTCCGGTACTTCTCTCTGTTACAAGGACCTCGAGTACATTGACAAGTACCTCAACCAGCccgaggtgatggaggctGTCGGAGCCCAGGTTTCCGAGTACGAGGGCTGCAACTTTGACATCAACCGAAACTTCCAGTTTGCCGGTGATTGGATGAAGCCCTACTACACCGCCGTCCCCGCTCTACTCGAGGAGGGCATCCCCACCCTCATCTACGCCGGAGACAAGGACTTCATCTGCAACTGGCTCGGAAACAAGCGATGGACCGACGAGCTCGAGTGGTTCGGCAAGGAGAAGTAcgagcccaaggagctgtCCGACTGGGTCGTCGACGGCAAGAAGGCCGGCCAGGTCAAGAACTACAAGCACTTTACCTTCCTGCGGGTCTACGAGGCCGGCCATATGGTTCCTTACGACCAGCCCAAGAACTCTCTGGAGATGCTCAACTCTTGGTTGGCTAAGGATTACTCTTACGGATCCAAGTAAGATGTCGGTAATGGACAGTTTCGTGAGAGGCTGGACCGACAACTTGTAGCCATCAGTAGCTTAGCACGAGCTATTTTATTAGCTAGATTATTATTGAATATATATGCCATTGAATGAAGAGAATCTGTAGATGAGCCGTAGGTGTGCTGTGGGACGTGTATGGACCGGTGATATAGGAGGAATGGTTCGTTTATGCTACAGTAGCCAGATGTATCAGGAAGGATCTCATATCAAAAGGTCCTTCGCATATCATCACAGACTGAACAATCCACAGCACACGTAGCCTTCACACAATCTTCTATGAAGTGGTGTTATTGTTAGTACTGGGTTTCACTTGATCGATAGGGCAAGTTGACTAAGTCAACGGTCTCACTTGGTCCTTTCCTAGACGCCAGAAACAGATCAAGAACACTACGGCAAAGCCAACTCCTCCGCAGGCAATTCCTACAAAGGGCCAGATGAGATCAgggtccttgagagcaggAGTGATGGCGGTCTTGATGGCAGTAGAGACGGCTGAcatggacagcagcagcgacatgACCACGGATTCGAGACCAGCAGGAGACAGGGAGTAAGCCAGCTCGTAAGAGGTGATCACTGCAAAGATCTCAGAGACAGCAGCCAAAAAGTAGGGAACCACCTGCCACCAGATGGTGATATGAGACACCCCCTCGGGACACTCTGTGGCATAATATCCACAAGGAGACGTTTCGTAAACACGCCATTGAATGATTGCACCAGCCCCGGAAGAGGCAGCAGCCAGCATGAAGCCCAGAAACATGCGGAAAGAGGCTCGGAAGTTGATTTTCAGCCGTCGGAGCGTGGGGTAGATGATATAATCGACAATAGGGATGCATACAAT
The Yarrowia lipolytica chromosome 1A, complete sequence genome window above contains:
- a CDS encoding uncharacterized protein (Compare to YALI0A18766g, weakly similar to uniprot|P48582 Saccharomyces cerevisiae YPL084w BRO1 required for normal response to nutrient limitation), yielding MIPLALKTTESTDWSRAIHRYIASSYGPDYAEQFREEISSFQRLRQDIRGAGRDATGRDILFRYFAQLDSLERRINAAESGMKPDFTWSDSLSQEKVTQHSISFEKANVLYQLGAILSCMGEEMSRDDSCDPKASFHAFQNAAGVFAFIADKFLHAPLPDIGQDVVRAFNKLMLAQAQEMFCQDSIAKSVSVLTDVNQEQAGKVSALTAKLCAGVGALYKAAFESFTAIQEEQKWGDKNWPLECQAKNKYFTALGSLLYAKSLQNKPSTQKFGESIGYIQKSINEFNEASMLPLPNGANKKDFNKWYRDLVSTALDLARSTLKSSEHDNDLIYHSLVPAPATLGAVEPKEVVTATPLQDMYKEEDHVRVVGRDLFTRLVPMHVLQQTSVYSEEKASLLRSEGERIEVADQKLNSALEYMGLPGELYALKKDLQSGRDSGSSAQVPAVVLGYASEVKTLDLSPLKTSRDQILTQIRDSQALIASEETESTKMKDYYKDGWTQAPSAQVNASLLSDIRRVQESLVAAGASDEKLQAQYDGVKPDIELLSRGINNPELEKLFDADSSSSKSSSGPSESLIDLDFSQGAASRDPAASSTLDKLLPSCETSFRKLQNCQKDRQAIFYEFKDKVHRDDISGVLVNSKGADDNLIFEQELEKFQPYQQRLTATINTQALLIKDLADSWEKITRDPVVKNKVTDRKRALDHSHVIVERFRKAFESWKQVKTGLDKGLEFYRDLQNMADKVNVSATQFVNARRQEGKSILSAIQSNTTNELQSQLGRLSFGSGSSSAAPTSGGAPTLPPKPQQHTGDNYGQPSTYDPSVYGPNSPFMQQPPQHQQYGQPPHHQQYGQNPPPPPQGANQNQFWNQYR
- a CDS encoding uncharacterized protein (Compare to YALI0A18810g, similar to uniprot|P00729 Saccharomyces cerevisiae YMR297w PRC1 carboxypeptidase y serine-type protease); this encodes MKFSIATLGLAASAALAANPLFKDIQNVLGGDFSKKLGNVADKLADGARKTTTDSANWLYTATNKAQFPNYALRAKDPSSLGLDKVKQYSGYLDVEDEDKHFFYWFFESRNDPKNDPIVLWLNGGPGCSSLTGLFFELGPASIGEDLKPIHNPHSWNSNASVIFLDQPVNVGYSYSSGSVSDTVSAGRDVYAFLSLFFQQFPEYNKGQEFHIAGESYAGHYIPVFASEIQSHDDRGFNLTSILIGNGLTDPLRQYDEYEPMACGKGGAPPVLDEPTCENMRDSQARCNGLINACYNTESVWTCLPAATYCNNAMLGPYQATGLNVYDIRKECDSGTSLCYKDLEYIDKYLNQPEVMEAVGAQVSEYEGCNFDINRNFQFAGDWMKPYYTAVPALLEEGIPTLIYAGDKDFICNWLGNKRWTDELEWFGKEKYEPKELSDWVVDGKKAGQVKNYKHFTFLRVYEAGHMVPYDQPKNSLEMLNSWLAKDYSYGSK
- a CDS encoding uncharacterized protein (Truncated form of YALI0A18744g, weakly similar to uniprot|Q03897 Saccharomyces cerevisiae YDR128w, similar to Saccharomyces cerevisiae YDR128W; ancestral locus Anc_8.288), yielding MQSKEGQPRSVFNSPTFGNPLSLRVDESVGSMSISPSGRDVVLASRTGLFVVDLDDPFTPPRWIQHLTSWEVADVQWSPHAAKAEWVISTSNQKAMVWNLARDSKKALQQFLHGHNRAITDINFHPFEPESLATCSVDTFVHTWDLRSPQKPAGSFADWFAGASQVKWSRTNSNVLASSHGRRLNIWDKRMGSKPMFRIQAHQGKVNCIDFHRSEPYKLVTASTDGTVKFWNFAQNTEGGYQGPSEGWRTNYSYFLEPEITVECGFPVSKARHTPFGSGCAIMPLRGGENSVHIMNYKDKEGKVNMDPVYTYRGHGDVVREFLWRARGGLDQKVDDREFQLVTWSKDRDLRLWPSTPGLESRVNFVRGEKPVPYKLTRRGAPYVTYTHEPVGTDSFPVGGVGIGGRRSGLSVSPSHGSFGGNMGLVGPAATTMRTKVRSSQGKRNMHLSWLSGVRVGAAAFASHYGSFDEGVGIGGSLVPTSLGEEVSCVGKTFPKVRFEKISVSTGQVVVSLNGQLDENEPDKLTFLRIIIKFPHDYPYDVPTYFIEENEDLTKADIKLIKSNLNRISSSYTDHGRFCLEACLRFLMGEFLSIDEALYEEHSSSDDGSEMTDYDEYGSHDNIVFESDDGGNSGAESDVFGSSSSDDGIMPMARLGKNSFNSTPIPKGCGAVWSRGGMLVCFFTHRKDDIAHTQRKIETNMKISNMDGSDSDSDDSQDSLQNAVWPRDAKFRTSLVPRALNRRVRSSAESDTQRSFGTSPKLLSTNIIKVLDLRNLIPSRKILAQGYEILGLPPHLLCRHNAAVAEKHGYEEASDAWRILELIVDPTEMSRTLDTCTPGGGGRWRWVKRWRWWIWK
- a CDS encoding uncharacterized protein (Compare to YALI0A18788g, weakly similar to uniprot|O59668 Schizosaccharomyces pombe Hypothetical zf-C3HC4 zinc finger protein, similar to Saccharomyces cerevisiae RMD5 (YDR255C); ancestral locus Anc_8.495), which encodes MLGLLSPPTTQTHRAENGTNSTRESKPREPLRPSTSIYTNPLLSLTATQPREPPRNTISNPGHLRRMDLITKESGQLGKNASLQACEDSVDALLDFLEQAKANVTDKQYMAQVHTMYTSQVAPQIIQTPNDVHKAISRYGKALDRTFKLNVNSAASSIVQIASDNDDSKEAVESREELNRAVAVHLLRLGEFDTANIFLGESATKLPPLLVEQFELLYDILRSMGERNLQPAIDWASTHQRFLDCRGSDLEFQLRELQFKMLLSQRDTSAALAYARTHFQRYQRHYLKEISQLVTSILYSYTGNSPYEKTGGEVSGDDHAVALKTVQQTLIKEFCTLLGLSSESPLVQAVSSGTVALPILAKMGGIMKTKRTEWTSSNELPVEIDLPPEFQFHSVFVCPVSKEQTTDSNPPLMLPCGHILAHDTLKAMSKDSDRYRFKCHYCPEETTFPHTRRVYF